The genomic interval GGTCAACAGGCCCTACATCATTCGCGGGGCACTGGTGGGGACCGCGGCCGGCGCCGCTGGTGGATTCCTGATCGCCGCGTCGCTCAAGCCCAGCGACAGCAGCAAGAAGTACAGCCGCGCCGCGAGCGGAATCGCCGGAGCGGCCGTGGGCGCGCTGTTGGGCGGAATCGTGGGGTCGCGCTTTGGCGCCGAGCGATGGACCGGCGTCGCATTGCCACGCCGCGTCTCGGTACTGCCTCAAGGCCACGGGATCGGCGTTCGGTTCGGCTTCGACTTCTGACGCTCCCGGCACTACGCACGGCGCCCTGCCTGGAGCGGGGCGCCGTTGGTGCTTCAGGCAGCGTCAGCGCGTTGCGGGCGAGACAAACAGCGCGTTGCCAACCGCGCGCTCGCCGCCGGGGTCGGACGGATAGTTGACGACGTGCCCGCGGATCCAGAGCGCCGACGACCCACCGCCGTCGAGGTTCATGGCGTCCCACGCGCCAAGCGTGATCAGCTCGGCGCCAAGTTCGCCCAGGGACATGCCGACGCTCCACGGTCGCCGTCCGTCGACCACGACCATGTAGAGCGTCCGGCCGTCGCGCGAGATGCCTAACGCGCTCCGCGGATGTCGCGCTTCCGAAAACCGCGGGAACGTGCCCTCGACGCTGTCGGCCACCACGCCGACGTTGCGACCGGCGTCGACCACTCGTGGCCACCCGCCCACGATCGCGCGCGGTGTCCTTCGGAAACCGGAGATGCCGGCGACGAGCTTGACCGTCGAACGACGCGCCGCGACCTCGCGCACGAAAGCGAGGGCTTCGTCGCCGGTGGCGCTGAGCACGGCACCATGGGCCGGAATCGCGGTGCCACCGCCCATCGTCGGCACGCGAGAGGTCACACGATAGAGAATCGTGTCGCCTCGCTGACCCAGGCGCGTGAGCACGATCTCGGCCGCGTGGCGCGTGGCCTGCGCCGCAAGGCGATGCGCGCTGTCGGAACGCGTGGCCGCCGTGGACGGCGGGCGAACCGTGTCCACACGCATGCCGGCCGGCGTGGCGTCAGGATCGCGCGGCCCCTCGCCGCCGATGCGCGCCGAGGTATCCTGCGGCGTGCGTACGCCGTACCACGGCGTGTACACGACCAGTCCCGCCCGACCCGCCGGACGATAGTTGATGCCCACGAGACGCCGAGCGGCCGACGCACTCACCACCGTGCCATCGAGCTCGAACCGACCGATCCGGGGGCCACCACGCGCGTCGATCGCGAACTGCGTGTGGGCGTTGTCGAACCCATCGTGCGGAGAATCCGTCGAGAGCGCACCCTTCACCCACGCGCCGCCGATCACGTGGTTGTTCTCCACTTCGCCGGAGCGCAGGTCGAAAAAGTCGGCGTTGATGCCGACCAGCGGCGCGCGGCCGGCCGCCGCAAGGCGAGCCGCCATCGCACTCACGCGCTCGCGACCGAAAAAGGCGCCTAACGCGCGCGCCGCATCGACGATGAGTCCCTGCGCGTGCAGATCCACCTCGACGACATGCACCACCCATGGCCCGCGCGGGTCCACGAGGCATCGATACACAAGCCCGGGAGCCACGGTGTCGACCGTCGTAGCCGCCACCGGGGCGCGGAGGGTGTCCGCCAGACACTGGCGCGGCGTCCACTCCGACTGTCCCTGCATCGCCCGGGGAACGGCGGCACTCAACAGGGCAATGGCGACCACCCCGCGCATCCTGGCACCGAGCGTCATGGAAATCCTCACTCGCTGAGCAGCGTGGGATTGTAACTTGGTGACACTCACTCTTCACCGTGCGGATTCGCCACCCGGATCGATCCGCGCTCACCCTACCATACAGGAGACGAAACCGCGATGCGACGTTTCGTTGGCTGGACCCTTGCCCTGGCCGTCTGCTCCGGTGCGCTCGCGCCCGCAGCCGTAGCCCAGAACACCATCACCCTCGAAGGACTGGTCCAGTCGCAGGACGGGCAACCCGTCAGCGGCGGCCAGGTCGTCGTCACCAACACGAGCACATCCGAACGGCGCACGGCGACGACGCGCCCCACTGGCGAGTTCCGCGTGCTCGGCCTCTTCTCGGGCACCTACACGGTCGAAGTCCGTGCCCTCGGCTACAAGCCGGTGCAGGACTCGGTGCAGCTCATCATCGGCCAGCGCGCCAGACTGAACATCACCATGGAACGCGGCGCGGCCGAGCTCGCCGGAGTGTCGGTGACCGCGGAGCGCGTCAGGCAGGTGGAAGTGCAGCGCGTCTCCATCTCGGCGCCCGTGCTCAAGGAGGAGATCGAGAACCTTCCAATGAACTCGCGCGGCGTGATGAACCTCGCCGCCATCGCTCCGGGCGTGAAGAGCTATGCCCCGCAGTCGGGCCGCGCGCTTCCGTCGTCCGGCGGCGCACCTGACCTGCGCTTCATCAACCTGTACATGGACGGCGTCGAGATGAAGTCGCTGTTCAACGGCAACCTGGTCGGCATCCCGCAGACCGGATCGCCGCTGCCTCAGGAAGCGCTCGAAGAGTTCCGGGTCTACGTAAACCCGTACGACGCCGAGTATTCCCGCGCCGCCTCGTACGTGATCTCCGCGGTGAGCCGCCGCGGGACCGACAAGTGGGAAGGGTCGGCGTTCGGCTTCTACCAGGGCAAGGACTACATCGCCCGGACGTTCATCCAGCAGCGCAACAACACGCAGCTGCCCAAGTACGGGCGCCAGCAGTTCGGGCTCAACCTTCGTGGCCCGTTGGCGCGCGGCAAGCTGTTCTTCGCCGGCAGCTACGAAGGTACGATGACCGACAACTACATCGATGTCGTGCCCGCAACGACGTTCCAGCCGTGGCAGCAGTTCCGCGGATCGTTCCTCGCGCCGCAGCGCAACCACACCGTGTTCGGCCGCCTCACCGCCACGCCGACCGACAAGAGCACTTACGACGTCATGTGGTCGACGCGCATTCTCGATGGTGAAGGCAACTTTGGCGGGCGTTCGGCGCGCGAGGCCGGCATCTCGCAGGAGTACCTGATCAACACGGCGCAGCTGCGCCATCGCTGGCTGCCGACGACCAACCTCGTGAACGAGCTGTCGCTGCAGTACGTGCAGTGGGATCACACCGAGGCGCCGCTCGTCGCCGGACCAACGAAGAGCTATCCCGGCATCATCACCGGCACGGCAGGCTTCCCGCTCGAGCTGCGCGAGAAGCACTACCGCATCGTGAACCGGTCGACCTACAACCTCGACAACGTGGGCGGCAGCCACCTCATCAAGTTCGGTGGCGAACTCTCCCGCATCAGCGCCTCGCAGTTCCTCCCGAACAATCGCGACGGCGCCTTCACATTCACGACGGATACGTCCACGAACCCGGCGTCGGCGTCGGTGGCGATCGGCTTCACGAACCCCACGGGCGTCTCCGATGCCCGGGCGTCCGCGACGGGTCACACGGTGGGCTTCTACGTCAATGACGAGTGGCGGCCGATCCCGAACCTCGCCATCAACATCGGTCTGCGCTACGACGCCGAGCTCAACACGCTGAACAACGAGTACACGGTGCCGTGGGCAAGCGACCCGGTGCTGAGCAACGTCGCTTCCCTGCAACCGTACCTCAATCGCGGCGATCGCGAGAACGACCTGAACAACGTCTCGCCGCGCCTCTCGTTCATGCTCGATCCGTTCAAGACCAATCGCACGTTCCTGCGCGGTGGTTTTGCGATCATGTTCGACCGCGTGACGTCGTTCATCGGCTTCCAGGAGCGGCTGAACTCGGAGTGGCGCACGTACAACTTCGTGAACCCCGGGACGACCGACCCGGCGGTGCTGCGTCAGCGGGTGGCCCAGGGCGGCGTGAACGCGGCCGCGCAGCCCATCCTCGTCAAGCACCTCATGAAGACGCCGGAGAACCGCCAGTTCTCGCTCGGCATCGGGCACCAGTTCACCGAAGCCCTCGGCTTCAACGTGGACTACGTGCGGCAGGACATCAGGAATCTGTACGTGCGGATGAACGCGAACTGGTTCAGCCGCTCGCAGAATCGCCGTATCCTCACGCCGACGTTTGGCGACATCATCCTGTGGGATGACTTTGGCCGCGCGAAGTTCAACGGTCTCGTCACCCAGGGCACGTACAGCAAGAACGGCCAGCGCGTGAACCTCGCCTACACACTCGGCTTCTACGAGTCGGAGTTCGACGGCAACATCTCGGCGGTGTTCCCCAACCGCTCGTCGTTCGAGATGCAGCCCACATCGGGCGACGAGCGCCATCGCTTCGTGGTCTCGACGATCAATCGCCTGCCGTTCGGCATCCAGTTCTCGTCGGTCGGCACGTTTGCCTCGCCGCGACCGTTTGCCGTCACCGACGGACGGCAGGTGAACGACAACAACGTCACCTTCGACGACTTCCCGAACGGCAAGCGTACGCAGCGCCCGGACAACAGCTGGGAGAACTGGTACAAGACGTTCGACCTGCGCCTGCAGCGTGCCCTCGTGCAGCGCGGGACGCAGAAGATCACGCTGATGGCCGAGGTGTTCAACCTCTTCAACAGCAAGAACATCTCGGCGTTCGGCGGGCAACAGTTCCAGGCCAACGGCAACGCCATTCCCACGTTCGGCCAGTCGACCGGCGCCTTCGCGGCCCGCCAGGCGCAGCTCGGCCTCCGCGTGGACTTCTAGGCTCCCGTTTTCCACAGGAGCAGAGCGGGCGGGGTGGCGAGATCCTTCGCCATCCCGCCCGCGTCACATCCGGGCTCGCCGAGCGTGCCTAACGAAGGCCGGTCAGGCGCGTGCGCCCGTTGGCGTCCACCTCCCACGCCACGTCGGCCGCACCCGCGGCGGCACGCGCCAGCGCGGCGCCACGTTCCGACGGCGGAAGCGCGTCGAGCACCGGCAGCGAAGCCGGCGGCACCTGCGCCACGATTCGCGCGTCGAGTTCCTCGGCGAGCGGCATCAACGGAAGCGCCGGCCCAACCACGAGCACCGTTCGCCGGGGAAATCCGCGTGACGTGCGCTCGGTCCCGGTACGCATCTCCTCCACGTACGGAGGCGTCAGCGCGGCCAGCCGCTGCTCGTACACCGCGACGCGACCCGTGCCCACCAGCGCGACCACGAGCGGCAGTGCCACCAGTGCCGCTCGCCAACCACGCGCCACGGTCTGGCGAGCCGTCGCCACTCGTGGCGCAAACACCACGGCCGCGGCGCACATCATGACGAAAGGCGCCAGCGTTCGTGTGACCGCCTGAACCGCGAGAAACTGCCCCAAACCTGCACATGCCGCGAGCAGAAGCGCCGGATCGGCGAGTCCCGTCACCGGCCGCCACGGTCGCCGCGCTCGCCAGTGCCACAGCGCCAGCGCCAGCAGCGGCCCCAGCACCAGGTAGCTCAACGTGTATTGCGCCGCCACCCGCACGTTGCGCGCGACGATGCCAGCGTAGCGCGTCGCGGTGAGTGGCGTTGACGCCATCGAACGAACGCCACGCGACCACCCGTCGGGGTCGGACCATGGCGCGTATGTCCACACGCTGTCGCCAAACCGCACCCGGGTGATCGAGTCACCGCGAGGCAGCGCGATCTTCTCGTAGGCCACGTGCGTTCCGCGGTGCGTGTCCGGCGACTGACTGTCACAGTCACGCAGGTACCAGCACGCGTTCAGCGCCCCGGTAACGCCAAGCGTTGGTCGACCGGCCTTCACGCTCAGGGGCGCGACCCACGTCAGTACGCCAACGCTCACGGGAACGAGGTAATGAGCCAGCGTCCGGATTTGGCGCAGCGAGGGTCGCAGCCAGAGCAGCAGCACGGTGCTCACCGCGAGCCAGGGCCAGAGTGAGGTCTTGGCAAGAAAGCCTGCACCCAGCCACGCGCCGGCAACTCCCCATCGAACGTTCTCGCCGTCTGCAAGTACCGTAGCCCATCCCGTGAGGCATACCACGAGCAGAATGTCGGGCGTGATGGCGCTCAGCCGAACGAGCACGAACACCGCAACCGCATACGCTCCCCACGCCGCCGCGACGCGCACGATGTGGCTGCCATCGTCATCACCAGAGGTCATGAAGCGGCGCAACGCACGGGAGAGGAGCCAGGCTCCCGCGATCGCGGCGAGGCCGTTGACCAGATGCGCCGTGACGATCGTGGGTCCGGCCACCGCAAGGAGCGCCGAGTAGAGCGGCGACCAGTACCCCTGCACGGCATCCGACCACCGGCCCATGCGCATCGCGCGCGCGAGGTCGAGGTACGCCACGCCGTCCGGGTTGACCGCGTCGCGCGAGATCCACGTCAGCACCACGGCGAGCGCGATGGTGGCCGCGAGGCACAGCACGTTGAGCGTGCCGGCGCCCTGGGAAACCGGCGCCGCTGACGCGTGACGGTGCGAACGTCGAGAGGAGCGAGCAGCCATGCGGGAGATCGAGGGGATGCGCATTGGTGTCGCGGCGCGACACGAAGTAGCATTGGGGCCTCTCTCTCCGCAACGCGTCCCGTGCAGATCTCCAGCGTCATTCACGCCGTCGACGTCCACGCCTGTGGAGAGCCCGGCCGCGTGATCGTGGGCGGCGTCGCCCCCGTGCCCGGCGCGACGATGTTCGATCGGATGCGCTGGATCGAAACCAACGCCGATCACATCCGGCGCCGCATGCTCAACGAACCACGCGGCTATCCGGCGCTGTGCTGCAACGTGCTCGTCCCACCCACACATCCCGATGCGCACGCCGGCTTCGTGATCATGGAGCACGAGGAGTACCCGGGCATGTCGGGCTCCAACACGATCTGCGTGGTCACCGTGCTGCTGGAAACGGGCATCCTGCCCATGCATGAGCCGGTGACGGAACTGGTCCTCGAAGCGCCGGCTGGGCTCATCCGCGTGCGCGCCGACTGCGCCGCCGGCAAGGTCACCCGCGTGACCTTCCGCAACGTGCCGGCCTTCGCCGTACACCTGGACGCGTCGATCGAGGTGCCCCACCTCGGCACCGTGCGCGTCGACGTCGCCTATGGCGGGATGTTCTACGCCATCGCCGACGCCACACAGTTCGGCCTGCGCCTTACCCCCGACGAAGGCCGCGACATCGTGCGCATCGGCGCCCTCGTGCGCGCAGCCGCCAACGAGCAACTGCCGGTCGCCCATCCCGACCAGCCGGGATTCACCGGGATCACCATCAGCCAGCTCGCGGGACCGGCGCATGACCCGGCACACCACGGGCGCAACGCGGTGGTTGTCGCCACCGGCGCGGTCGATTTTGCGCGACCATCCACCTTCACGGGTGCGATCGATCGATCACCCTGCGGCACCGGCACCTGCGCACGTCTGGCGACGCTGCACGCGCGCGGCCGCCTCACCCGCGCGCAGCCCTTCCATCACGAAAGCGTCCTCGGCACGGTGTTCACCGGCGAGATCGTCGACGAGTGCCGCGTTGGCGATCACGACGCCATCGTCCCCACGCTGAGCGGCCGTGGGTGGATCACCGGGTTCAGCCAATACGTGCTCGACCCCACCGACCCCTTTCCCACCGGATTCCGCGTCGGCGATCTCTGGTAGCCGCCGCCCACCCTGTCACTCAATCACATGGCCAGACCATTCGTGCTCGCCGAGACCACGTGGCGCGCCATCAAGGACGTCACCATGGAGGTCGCGGTGCTTCCCTGGGGCGCCACCGAGGCGCACAACTACCACCTGCCGTACGGCGCCGATGTCATCGAGTCCGAGTCCATCGCCATCCTCGCGGCCGAACACGCGTGGAACCGCGGAGCCCGTGTGATCGTGCTCCCCACAGTGCCGTTCGGCGTGCAGACCGGCCAGCTCGACATTCCCTTCTGCCTCAACCTCAACCCCTCGACGCAGCACGCCGTTCTTCGTGATCTCCTCGACGTACTCGGCACACATGGCGTGCGAAAGTTTGTCATCCTGAACGGTCACGGCGGCAATGACTTCCGGCAGATCATCCGCGAGCTGCAACCTGCCACGAGCCTCTTGCTCACGCAGGTGAACTGGTATCAGGCGCTCGATGCGCGTCGCTGGTTCGACGAACCTGGAGACCATGGCGGCGAACTCGAAACGAGCGTCATGCTCCACGTCGCGCCCGACCTCGTGCGGCCGCTGAACGAAGCCGGGCCCGGAAGCGCTCGCATGCCGCTCGTGCGCGCGATGCGCGAGGGCTGGGCCTGGACGCCACGCCGCTGGACACGCGTCACCGATGACACCGGCGTGGGGAACCCGGCGCGCGCTACACGGGAAAAGGGTCAGCGATACGTCGAGGCCCTCACCGTGGCGATCGGGGAGTTCCTCGCAGACCTTGCCGCGGTGGACCCCGAACGACTCTACGAGTAGGTCAGTCGTTCGCGCGCCCGGCGGCGGTTCCCATCGTTCGCATACCCACCGCCTCGAGCGCCGCGAGCATCTCGCGCGCCGAACCGAAGCGCCGATCCGGACGAGGGGCGAGCGCGCTCCGCACGACTGCAGCCAGTGCCGGCGGCAGCTCAGGACGCAGCGTCGTTGGGTCAGGCGCGGACGCGTCAGTCACTGAACGGGCAAAGACCTGCTGCAATGTGAGATCGTCGTGCGGCCCCTTGCCCGTGAGGCATTCGAAGAGGACCGCCCCCGCCGCGTAGATGTCCGCGCGCGCGTCCACCGGATCCCCCGCCAGCTGCTCGGGCGCCATGTACGCGGGGCTGCCGACGATCATGCCGGTCGACGTGAACTTCCGCTGGCCCAGCGTTGCGTTGACAAGTCGCGCAATGCCGAAATCGGTCACCTTGAGCAGGCCGCTCCCGCCCAGCAGCAGGTTGGGTGGCTTGATATCGCGGTGCACGACGCCGACCTCGTGTGCGGCCTCGAGCGCGCGCAGCATCTGCATGCCGATGCTCTGCACCGCGCCCACGGGCAGGCGACCTTCCTGGGCGATGAGATCGTCCAGCGACCGTCCTTCGACCAGCTCCATCGTCAGGTAGTACACGTCGTCGACCACGCCGAGGTCGTGCGTGCGCACCACGTTGCGGTGCGTGATGCGCCGTGCGAGGCGAATCTCCTCACGAAAGCGATCGAGGAGCCCCTGGTCCTGGCGCAGATCCTCGCTGTGGAGCGTCTTGAGCGCCACGGTCTCCCCGAGTTCGCGGTCGACCACGCGATACACGGCGCCCATCCCTCCCGCGCCAAGCAGGCCCACGATTTCGTAGCGATTCGCGAATATTGCCCCCGGGGCAAGCCCGGCGGCCGGCGACGACCCCGGCGCGCGCGCCCGGTGCTCGTGCTGCAGCACAGCGACCAGGTCGTCCTTCGCCCGCAGGTCGTCGAGCAGGGCGTGGAACGCGTCCGCCAGTTCCCCGATCTCACGCGGCGCGTGGTCGGGGAGCGACACGCCGTATTCCCCCTGCCGTGCCCCACGCGTGGCGCGGACCAGTGCGCGAATCGGCGCGGCGATGCGCCGAGAGACCACGAGGCCAGCCCCCAGCGCGAGCAACAGCCCGGCCACAAACGCGACCAACACTGACGTCGGCAGCGGATCCACTGCGGCGAGCGCCTGTCGCCTCGAACGCAACCCTACCAGGAGTCCGACCGTGTCACCGCCCGCGGTCACCAGCGGGTTCGCCGCACCGATGTACCCGTCGTCGAGTCCATCACCCCGTACCTCGACGTGCCCATCGGCGCTGCGCGCACTCAAGGCGCGTTCGAGCGCCGGCCTGGCACTGCCGGCCATCGTGCTCGTGGCCACGTGGGCACGGCGGCTGGAGTCGATCACCGCGAGCACGATCTCCGAGCCGGTCTGTCGGCGCAGGGACGCCGCGTCACGCGTATCCACGGCGAGCGCGGCGATGAGCGCTCCCGCCACGGCGCCGCCACCGGGAGGGCGCATGGGCACGGCGATCGTCTGATAGATCGCGTCGCCCTGGTCTCCCGGCTCGAGCCACGCGCCCGAGGCGCTGTCACCGGCCAGCGCGCGGCGCACGAGTGCGCCACTCGAGAAGTCCTCGCCGGTGCGTTCGGGGTGAAGACTCCACGCGGCCAGCGTTCCCTGTTGGTCCACGAGCATCACCCACGACGCTGCAAGCTGCTGCTGATACTCCTCGGCCTGGTCCAGCAAGCTCGCCAGGTCGCGTCGAGCCAGCGCAGCCTCGTACCGCGAGTAATACGTCGGCACGGCGGCGAGCCCTGCGGCTAGGCGCTGCACGCTCATCGTTCGCTGCCCGAGCGCGTCCTCGATGGCCGCGCGCGTCGTGTTCAGCTCGCGGGCCAGCGACCGCTCGGCGACGGCACGCGCCCGCGTGACGGTCAGCAGAAAGACGAGGCCAAGGGCGCCCGCGACGACCAGCGCGCCAGCAACGAAGATCTGCGAGGCAACGCTGCGGGGTCCCGGACGTGCTGGCTTAGTAGCGGCGGCCCCGTGCGTCATACGATTTGCCGTTCTTGTCGAGGTGCTGCACGAAGGTGTAGCGACGGGCATCGAGCGCCACCACGAGGTCGGCGGCAGCGGGAACCGACACCGGGATCGCGCGTTCGCCCCCACGTTCGTGCCACACCCGCAGCGTGTAGCGACCCGGCGGTACCTGGTCGAACGCAAAGCGACCCCCACGGTCCGGCCTCGTGGCGAACGGCGTGGATTGCACGAGCACAAACGCCGACATGCGTGCGTGGACGTTGCAGTAGATACGCGCGAGCCCGGGCGACTCGAACGTCACCGTTCGCGTCTGATTGCGACCGTAGAGCCCGAGGTCGAACGGCCGGGGCGTGGACGTCGAAAAGACATTGTGATCGAACGGGTCGTGGTTCGGGAACGCGACGGTGGATCCCACCGGCACGATGGTGATCCGAGGCACAAACGTCTTGTCTTCCGTGAGGACCTCGACGCGACGCGCCGGCGCCGCGGCAACCCCGCCCTCGAGCCACACGAGCGCCTCGTCCACGTCGGTCGCGCGACCGGCCCGGTCCAGAACCTCGACGCGCCCGCTCACCGACGTCGACTGTGCGCCGCCGTCAGGCGCCGCACCCCCGATGACAAGGAGCGCCGTGCAGGTGATTCTTCCCAGTGTCATGGCCATGCGTATCTCGTCCGTGCTTCCCGACAACAACATGCAATCCACCGCCGCGTCTCCGCGATGCCCCGTTTGGCTGACTTGCGCGCTCGTCCTGGCGCCGTATGCCGTTCCGGCCGTGCTGCACGCCCAGGACGCGTCACGCGTCGACGTCCGCGTAAGCGCCACGGTGCTGCTCAACACCTTCTTCACCAGCACGCGCACGAACAACTTCGACATTCCGCAGGTCGCGCTGCGCCCCTCGGCGGCCGACTCCCTTGGTGAGGGCGGCGGTGTGGGACTC from Gemmatimonadaceae bacterium carries:
- a CDS encoding protein kinase, which codes for MTHGAAATKPARPGPRSVASQIFVAGALVVAGALGLVFLLTVTRARAVAERSLARELNTTRAAIEDALGQRTMSVQRLAAGLAAVPTYYSRYEAALARRDLASLLDQAEEYQQQLAASWVMLVDQQGTLAAWSLHPERTGEDFSSGALVRRALAGDSASGAWLEPGDQGDAIYQTIAVPMRPPGGGAVAGALIAALAVDTRDAASLRRQTGSEIVLAVIDSSRRAHVATSTMAGSARPALERALSARSADGHVEVRGDGLDDGYIGAANPLVTAGGDTVGLLVGLRSRRQALAAVDPLPTSVLVAFVAGLLLALGAGLVVSRRIAAPIRALVRATRGARQGEYGVSLPDHAPREIGELADAFHALLDDLRAKDDLVAVLQHEHRARAPGSSPAAGLAPGAIFANRYEIVGLLGAGGMGAVYRVVDRELGETVALKTLHSEDLRQDQGLLDRFREEIRLARRITHRNVVRTHDLGVVDDVYYLTMELVEGRSLDDLIAQEGRLPVGAVQSIGMQMLRALEAAHEVGVVHRDIKPPNLLLGGSGLLKVTDFGIARLVNATLGQRKFTSTGMIVGSPAYMAPEQLAGDPVDARADIYAAGAVLFECLTGKGPHDDLTLQQVFARSVTDASAPDPTTLRPELPPALAAVVRSALAPRPDRRFGSAREMLAALEAVGMRTMGTAAGRAND
- a CDS encoding proline racemase family protein, coding for MQISSVIHAVDVHACGEPGRVIVGGVAPVPGATMFDRMRWIETNADHIRRRMLNEPRGYPALCCNVLVPPTHPDAHAGFVIMEHEEYPGMSGSNTICVVTVLLETGILPMHEPVTELVLEAPAGLIRVRADCAAGKVTRVTFRNVPAFAVHLDASIEVPHLGTVRVDVAYGGMFYAIADATQFGLRLTPDEGRDIVRIGALVRAAANEQLPVAHPDQPGFTGITISQLAGPAHDPAHHGRNAVVVATGAVDFARPSTFTGAIDRSPCGTGTCARLATLHARGRLTRAQPFHHESVLGTVFTGEIVDECRVGDHDAIVPTLSGRGWITGFSQYVLDPTDPFPTGFRVGDLW
- a CDS encoding creatininase family protein, whose product is MARPFVLAETTWRAIKDVTMEVAVLPWGATEAHNYHLPYGADVIESESIAILAAEHAWNRGARVIVLPTVPFGVQTGQLDIPFCLNLNPSTQHAVLRDLLDVLGTHGVRKFVILNGHGGNDFRQIIRELQPATSLLLTQVNWYQALDARRWFDEPGDHGGELETSVMLHVAPDLVRPLNEAGPGSARMPLVRAMREGWAWTPRRWTRVTDDTGVGNPARATREKGQRYVEALTVAIGEFLADLAAVDPERLYE
- a CDS encoding TonB-dependent receptor produces the protein MRRFVGWTLALAVCSGALAPAAVAQNTITLEGLVQSQDGQPVSGGQVVVTNTSTSERRTATTRPTGEFRVLGLFSGTYTVEVRALGYKPVQDSVQLIIGQRARLNITMERGAAELAGVSVTAERVRQVEVQRVSISAPVLKEEIENLPMNSRGVMNLAAIAPGVKSYAPQSGRALPSSGGAPDLRFINLYMDGVEMKSLFNGNLVGIPQTGSPLPQEALEEFRVYVNPYDAEYSRAASYVISAVSRRGTDKWEGSAFGFYQGKDYIARTFIQQRNNTQLPKYGRQQFGLNLRGPLARGKLFFAGSYEGTMTDNYIDVVPATTFQPWQQFRGSFLAPQRNHTVFGRLTATPTDKSTYDVMWSTRILDGEGNFGGRSAREAGISQEYLINTAQLRHRWLPTTNLVNELSLQYVQWDHTEAPLVAGPTKSYPGIITGTAGFPLELREKHYRIVNRSTYNLDNVGGSHLIKFGGELSRISASQFLPNNRDGAFTFTTDTSTNPASASVAIGFTNPTGVSDARASATGHTVGFYVNDEWRPIPNLAINIGLRYDAELNTLNNEYTVPWASDPVLSNVASLQPYLNRGDRENDLNNVSPRLSFMLDPFKTNRTFLRGGFAIMFDRVTSFIGFQERLNSEWRTYNFVNPGTTDPAVLRQRVAQGGVNAAAQPILVKHLMKTPENRQFSLGIGHQFTEALGFNVDYVRQDIRNLYVRMNANWFSRSQNRRILTPTFGDIILWDDFGRAKFNGLVTQGTYSKNGQRVNLAYTLGFYESEFDGNISAVFPNRSSFEMQPTSGDERHRFVVSTINRLPFGIQFSSVGTFASPRPFAVTDGRQVNDNNVTFDDFPNGKRTQRPDNSWENWYKTFDLRLQRALVQRGTQKITLMAEVFNLFNSKNISAFGGQQFQANGNAIPTFGQSTGAFAARQAQLGLRVDF
- a CDS encoding methylamine utilization protein; translation: MAMTLGRITCTALLVIGGAAPDGGAQSTSVSGRVEVLDRAGRATDVDEALVWLEGGVAAAPARRVEVLTEDKTFVPRITIVPVGSTVAFPNHDPFDHNVFSTSTPRPFDLGLYGRNQTRTVTFESPGLARIYCNVHARMSAFVLVQSTPFATRPDRGGRFAFDQVPPGRYTLRVWHERGGERAIPVSVPAAADLVVALDARRYTFVQHLDKNGKSYDARGRRY
- a CDS encoding phosphodiester glycosidase family protein, whose amino-acid sequence is MTLGARMRGVVAIALLSAAVPRAMQGQSEWTPRQCLADTLRAPVAATTVDTVAPGLVYRCLVDPRGPWVVHVVEVDLHAQGLIVDAARALGAFFGRERVSAMAARLAAAGRAPLVGINADFFDLRSGEVENNHVIGGAWVKGALSTDSPHDGFDNAHTQFAIDARGGPRIGRFELDGTVVSASAARRLVGINYRPAGRAGLVVYTPWYGVRTPQDTSARIGGEGPRDPDATPAGMRVDTVRPPSTAATRSDSAHRLAAQATRHAAEIVLTRLGQRGDTILYRVTSRVPTMGGGTAIPAHGAVLSATGDEALAFVREVAARRSTVKLVAGISGFRRTPRAIVGGWPRVVDAGRNVGVVADSVEGTFPRFSEARHPRSALGISRDGRTLYMVVVDGRRPWSVGMSLGELGAELITLGAWDAMNLDGGGSSALWIRGHVVNYPSDPGGERAVGNALFVSPATR